The following are from one region of the Paenibacillus sp. JZ16 genome:
- a CDS encoding ThuA domain-containing protein, translating to MLNVTIWNEFVHEKIHDEVRNVYPAGIHTALAEGLQNPDFVIRTATLDQPEHGLTDDVLDSTDVLLWWGHMAHDQVSDEIVSKVVKRVQDGMGLIVLHSGHFSKPFKALMGTSCDLKWREAGEQEIIWSVNPTHPIAAGITGPIIIEHEEMYGEFFDIPAPDELVFVSNFEGGEVFRSGCTFKRGHGNIFYFRPGHETYPTYYNPEVLKVITNAINWAYSTAGKQTFGNSQPVRALPVLV from the coding sequence ATGCTTAACGTAACCATTTGGAATGAATTCGTACACGAGAAAATCCATGATGAGGTTCGGAACGTTTATCCAGCAGGGATTCACACAGCTTTGGCGGAGGGTCTGCAAAATCCGGATTTCGTTATCAGAACGGCAACGCTCGATCAGCCGGAGCATGGATTGACGGACGATGTACTGGATTCAACCGATGTGCTGTTGTGGTGGGGGCATATGGCTCATGACCAGGTAAGTGATGAAATCGTAAGCAAGGTCGTAAAACGCGTGCAGGATGGCATGGGTCTGATCGTTCTTCATTCCGGACATTTTTCCAAGCCGTTCAAAGCTTTGATGGGCACGAGCTGTGATTTGAAGTGGCGCGAAGCAGGAGAACAGGAAATTATTTGGAGTGTAAATCCGACACATCCGATTGCGGCAGGAATTACAGGCCCGATCATCATCGAGCACGAGGAAATGTACGGCGAGTTCTTCGATATTCCAGCCCCAGACGAGCTGGTATTTGTCAGCAATTTCGAAGGCGGCGAAGTATTCCGCAGCGGTTGCACGTTCAAGCGTGGTCATGGGAACATTTTCTATTTCCGTCCGGGGCATGAGACCTATCCAACCTACTACAACCCCGAAGTGCTGAAAGTGATCACCAATGCGATTAACTGGGCTTATTCCACGGCAGGCAAGCAAACCTTTGGCAACAGTCAGCCGGTTCGCGCGCTTCCCGTTTTAGTCTAA
- a CDS encoding uracil-DNA glycosylase: MNEVQSAPVDPAIIAICQAKLVHQPVEGFLLGRGVRFAKIMFIGEAPGAHEVLEGLPFVGQAGQEMNAYLERLSLTREQVYITSAMRSRPYKEKLIVRSTGESVISRSNRTPTKAEIWAHAPLLDEEIRWVRPHIIAPMGNTALHRLIGSHETVTSLHGKLMEGPVQQAADPENPSAGYMFSEETYKIFPLFHPAAVLYNRKLSTLIQNDLDILARILWDKS; the protein is encoded by the coding sequence ATGAATGAAGTACAAAGCGCACCTGTAGATCCCGCAATCATCGCCATATGCCAGGCCAAGCTTGTCCATCAACCCGTAGAGGGCTTCCTGCTGGGGAGAGGAGTCCGCTTCGCCAAGATTATGTTTATTGGGGAAGCACCCGGCGCCCATGAAGTTCTGGAAGGTTTACCTTTTGTAGGGCAGGCCGGGCAAGAGATGAATGCCTACCTGGAACGTCTGTCCCTGACCCGGGAGCAAGTGTATATTACCAGTGCCATGAGAAGCAGGCCCTATAAGGAAAAGCTAATCGTGAGATCCACGGGCGAGAGCGTCATCAGCCGTTCTAATCGCACGCCGACGAAGGCGGAAATATGGGCCCATGCACCTTTGCTTGATGAAGAGATCCGATGGGTTCGCCCGCACATTATCGCACCCATGGGAAATACGGCACTGCACCGGTTAATCGGAAGCCATGAAACGGTGACATCGCTGCACGGCAAACTGATGGAGGGCCCGGTCCAGCAAGCAGCAGATCCGGAGAATCCAAGTGCAGGCTATATGTTTTCGGAGGAAACCTATAAGATATTCCCTCTGTTCCATCCAGCGGCCGTACTGTATAATAGGAAATTGTCCACATTGATCCAGAATGATTTGGATATTTTGGCTCGTATTTTATGGGATAAAAGCTGA
- a CDS encoding winged helix-turn-helix transcriptional regulator produces MEVTNVTMCPRFESAFSFLGKRWNGLIIQTLMSGPKRFKDISNLIPSMSDKMLSERMKDLECEGILIRHVYPETPVRIEYELTEKGKALRPVMEQIASWAEQWVER; encoded by the coding sequence ATGGAAGTTACAAATGTTACGATGTGTCCCCGTTTTGAATCTGCATTTTCTTTTCTGGGCAAACGGTGGAACGGTTTGATTATTCAAACGTTGATGAGCGGGCCTAAGCGCTTTAAGGATATTTCGAATTTGATTCCGTCCATGAGCGATAAAATGCTCTCCGAGCGGATGAAGGATTTGGAATGTGAAGGGATACTGATTCGTCATGTCTATCCGGAAACACCGGTACGTATTGAATATGAACTGACTGAAAAAGGCAAAGCACTTCGTCCGGTGATGGAGCAAATTGCATCCTGGGCAGAACAATGGGTCGAAAGATGA
- the nirB gene encoding nitrite reductase large subunit NirB produces the protein MSNIKREKLVVIGNGIAGISTVEQIIKLGGNFDITVIGQEPHPNYNRIMLSYVLEGSKTLDDIVLNDWKWYEDNHITLHTGVTVTAIDGERKVVTADNGLTVPYDKVMIATGSKPFILPVPGSDKEGVIGFRNIADCTQMLEAAKAYKKAAVIGGGLLGLEAAKGLVSLGMEVTVVHLMQDLMESQLDSMASGMLKRELEQQGINFLLGKQTTEILGDTRVTGLRFKDGDELEADLVVMAVGIRANTGIAQASGIEVNRGIVVNDYLQTSWPDVYAVGECCEHRGACYGLVAPLFEQGQVLAKHLCGVEGQPYEGSIVSTKLKISGVDVFSAGEFMEQAEHAVITAKDDWRKTYKKILIRDNIIVGAILFGDVSDSASLQSMIRKKTAMTDEIYDSIMGTDRAGTGGGKAFSLEKMPDDEIVCGCNGVTKKAIVDAITLQGHTTVDEIKACTGATRSCGGCKPVVEQILQSVLGDGFKAAGKQGICPCTTLDRDEIVAEIRAKGLTTTKEVMHVLNFSNPEGCSKCRPAIHYYLAMLNPVTHQEERESRFVNERMNANIQKDGTYTVVPRMYGGVTTPEDLKKIADVSLKYNVKVVKVTGGQRLDLIGVKKEDLPSVWEELDMPSGYAYAKSLRTVKTCVGSQFCRFGTQDSMGMGAFLEEKFERLDFPAKFKMAVNGCPRNCAESCTKDIGIVGNDGGWEIFVGGNGGTKARLADSFCKVKTDEELVEICGALMQYYRETGKYLERTSEWVERLGLEQIRAVILDDPKQRKELVERIELALQQVEDPWKKVLNDEKLRYTLFEDARPVISK, from the coding sequence ATGTCCAATATAAAGAGAGAAAAGTTAGTTGTCATTGGCAACGGTATTGCCGGGATTAGCACGGTCGAGCAAATCATTAAACTGGGTGGGAATTTTGACATCACCGTCATTGGACAGGAGCCTCATCCGAATTATAACCGCATTATGCTGTCGTATGTGTTGGAAGGCAGCAAAACCTTGGATGACATTGTATTGAATGATTGGAAATGGTACGAGGATAACCATATCACTTTGCATACGGGTGTCACCGTAACAGCCATTGATGGAGAGCGCAAGGTCGTGACAGCCGACAACGGATTGACGGTGCCTTATGACAAAGTAATGATAGCAACGGGCTCGAAGCCTTTTATTTTACCCGTACCGGGTAGTGACAAAGAAGGCGTTATCGGTTTCCGTAACATAGCCGATTGCACCCAGATGCTGGAGGCCGCTAAGGCCTACAAGAAAGCGGCAGTCATCGGCGGAGGGCTTCTGGGTCTGGAAGCTGCCAAGGGATTGGTCAGCCTCGGCATGGAGGTGACGGTGGTTCATCTCATGCAGGATTTGATGGAGAGCCAATTGGATTCGATGGCATCCGGCATGCTGAAAAGGGAGCTTGAACAGCAGGGTATCAACTTCTTACTAGGCAAACAAACAACCGAAATATTGGGAGATACCAGAGTCACGGGACTCCGGTTCAAGGATGGGGATGAGCTTGAAGCCGACCTGGTGGTCATGGCAGTGGGCATCAGAGCGAACACGGGAATCGCCCAAGCGAGCGGAATCGAAGTAAACCGGGGAATCGTAGTTAATGATTATCTTCAAACTTCCTGGCCGGATGTGTACGCGGTTGGCGAATGCTGCGAGCATCGGGGCGCATGCTACGGCCTGGTTGCGCCGTTGTTCGAACAGGGACAGGTGCTGGCGAAGCATCTGTGCGGCGTGGAAGGCCAGCCTTACGAGGGAAGCATTGTATCGACGAAGCTGAAAATCAGCGGTGTTGATGTATTCTCTGCCGGAGAGTTCATGGAGCAAGCCGAACACGCGGTGATCACCGCGAAAGATGATTGGCGCAAGACTTATAAGAAAATATTAATCCGCGACAATATCATTGTCGGGGCGATATTGTTCGGAGATGTGAGCGATTCGGCAAGCCTTCAATCCATGATTCGGAAAAAGACAGCCATGACGGATGAGATTTACGATTCGATCATGGGCACGGATCGTGCAGGGACAGGAGGCGGCAAGGCATTTTCGCTCGAAAAGATGCCCGACGATGAGATCGTATGCGGATGCAACGGCGTAACCAAAAAAGCCATCGTGGATGCCATTACTCTCCAAGGTCATACGACAGTGGATGAGATCAAAGCTTGCACAGGTGCTACCCGCTCGTGCGGCGGCTGCAAACCTGTCGTGGAGCAAATACTCCAGAGCGTATTGGGCGATGGCTTTAAGGCCGCAGGCAAACAAGGCATATGCCCATGCACGACACTCGATCGGGATGAAATCGTCGCCGAAATCCGTGCGAAGGGGCTTACCACGACGAAGGAAGTCATGCATGTTCTGAACTTCAGCAACCCGGAAGGCTGCTCGAAATGCCGCCCGGCCATTCATTATTATCTGGCCATGCTGAACCCGGTAACCCATCAGGAGGAGAGGGAATCCCGTTTTGTCAACGAACGGATGAACGCCAACATTCAGAAAGACGGCACGTATACGGTAGTCCCAAGAATGTACGGCGGCGTTACCACGCCGGAGGATTTGAAGAAAATCGCGGATGTATCGCTAAAATATAATGTGAAAGTTGTCAAGGTTACCGGCGGACAGCGTCTGGACCTCATCGGTGTTAAGAAGGAAGACTTACCGAGCGTCTGGGAAGAGCTCGATATGCCGTCGGGTTATGCCTATGCCAAATCGCTGCGGACCGTGAAGACCTGTGTAGGATCCCAGTTCTGCCGTTTCGGTACGCAGGATTCGATGGGCATGGGGGCATTCCTCGAGGAGAAATTCGAAAGACTGGATTTCCCGGCGAAATTTAAAATGGCGGTCAACGGATGTCCGCGAAACTGTGCCGAGTCGTGCACGAAAGATATCGGAATCGTCGGCAATGACGGTGGATGGGAAATATTCGTTGGAGGCAACGGCGGCACGAAGGCACGTCTGGCGGATTCGTTCTGCAAAGTGAAAACGGATGAAGAGCTGGTCGAAATCTGCGGAGCCCTGATGCAGTATTACCGTGAAACCGGTAAGTACCTGGAGAGAACCTCGGAGTGGGTAGAGCGTTTGGGACTGGAACAAATCCGAGCCGTTATCCTGGACGATCCGAAGCAGCGTAAGGAACTGGTGGAGAGAATCGAGCTTGCCCTGCAGCAAGTTGAGGATCCTTGGAAGAAAGTGCTGAACGACGAGAAGCTGCGTTATACGCTATTCGAGGATGCAAGACCAGTGATCAGCAAATAG
- the nirD gene encoding nitrite reductase small subunit NirD, with translation METERFITVGNENDFLSQLGRVVHLGDREIAVFRTSDHQWFALDNQSPHPKGGPLSEAIVSGHYIYDPLYDWKIELSTGLVQAPDQGQVRVYPIRAVDGKVEVAV, from the coding sequence ATGGAAACCGAAAGATTTATTACGGTAGGAAATGAAAATGATTTTCTGTCACAGCTCGGAAGGGTGGTCCATCTCGGAGACCGGGAGATTGCCGTCTTCCGGACTTCGGATCATCAATGGTTTGCGCTGGACAATCAAAGCCCGCATCCCAAAGGAGGGCCACTCTCGGAAGCCATCGTATCCGGGCACTACATCTACGATCCGTTATACGATTGGAAGATCGAGCTTTCAACCGGGCTCGTACAGGCTCCGGATCAAGGCCAGGTTCGTGTATACCCGATTCGCGCCGTGGACGGGAAGGTTGAGGTGGCTGTTTAA
- a CDS encoding formate/nitrite transporter family protein — MFKTDVEAVVNAAVGKKEQMNHNLLRYMVSAMLAGAYVGIGIVLIFKLGAPLAAAGSPFQSLVMGAAFGIALTLVVFAGSELFTGNHMFFTISTLSGRTTMGDTLKNWVLVFIGNLAGAILLSYLVYASGLFKGLPPDHLIFTAAAKKMNDPFMELFFRGILCNWLVCLALWMGIRAKGETTKLILIWWCLFAFIATGYEHSVANMTLLTLATILPGHPETISIGGWISNMVPVTLGNILGGGLFVGMAYWFISSGKGSKQKKVA, encoded by the coding sequence ATGTTTAAAACGGATGTGGAAGCCGTTGTTAATGCCGCCGTCGGGAAAAAGGAGCAGATGAATCATAATCTGCTGCGCTATATGGTATCGGCTATGCTGGCCGGCGCGTATGTCGGCATTGGAATTGTATTGATCTTTAAGTTGGGGGCGCCGCTCGCGGCTGCCGGTTCGCCCTTCCAATCCCTCGTCATGGGAGCGGCATTCGGGATCGCGCTCACGTTGGTGGTGTTCGCAGGATCAGAGCTGTTTACCGGGAATCATATGTTTTTTACGATAAGCACATTATCCGGTCGAACGACAATGGGGGATACGCTGAAGAACTGGGTGCTCGTGTTTATCGGCAATCTGGCCGGAGCGATTCTGCTCAGCTATCTGGTGTATGCTTCCGGCCTGTTCAAAGGCCTGCCGCCGGACCATCTCATCTTCACGGCTGCCGCCAAGAAAATGAATGATCCGTTTATGGAGCTGTTCTTCCGAGGCATCTTGTGTAACTGGCTTGTCTGTCTGGCCTTGTGGATGGGGATTCGGGCCAAAGGAGAAACGACCAAGCTGATCTTAATATGGTGGTGTCTGTTTGCCTTCATTGCGACAGGGTACGAGCATAGCGTAGCCAATATGACACTTCTGACGCTCGCGACGATTTTGCCGGGGCATCCCGAGACCATTTCCATCGGCGGATGGATCAGCAACATGGTGCCGGTCACGCTGGGGAACATTCTTGGCGGCGGATTGTTTGTGGGGATGGCGTATTGGTTTATCTCGTCGGGAAAAGGGAGCAAGCAAAAGAAGGTTGCATAG
- a CDS encoding asparagine synthase — protein sequence MREGLIPAVLGTVVSASGAALLGSKYKLAATGILGFGLAHIVLGAIDLVEHR from the coding sequence ATGCGTGAAGGTTTGATTCCTGCTGTTCTTGGAACTGTGGTTTCTGCTTCGGGTGCCGCTCTGCTTGGCAGCAAGTATAAACTTGCCGCAACCGGTATTCTCGGCTTCGGACTGGCTCATATTGTGCTTGGTGCGATTGACCTGGTGGAACATCGGTAA
- a CDS encoding Crp/Fnr family transcriptional regulator, with product MNTVDHVMEIENLGNTQCFSEQNRNRLLVSMKERVLPEGSHLFWEGDFADKLYYVKQGRIKLTKSTDEGKELILYMYHPGDMVGQADPFFSNNHSFSAEVLEDSVVGVIEHKDLELLICQHCDFAIDFMKWMGIHHRITQTKFRDLMMYGKPGALTSTLIRLSNTYGQHQADDTILINKKITHTDLSNMIGATRESVNRMLSDLRKKDAIEYAGGMIVIKDLPMLQEICHCELCPNEICRI from the coding sequence ATGAATACTGTAGACCATGTAATGGAAATCGAAAACTTAGGGAACACGCAGTGCTTCTCGGAGCAAAACCGCAACCGTCTGCTGGTCAGCATGAAGGAAAGGGTACTCCCTGAAGGATCCCATTTGTTCTGGGAAGGCGATTTCGCCGACAAGCTGTACTACGTTAAACAAGGAAGAATCAAATTAACCAAATCGACCGATGAAGGCAAAGAACTGATTCTATATATGTACCATCCGGGAGACATGGTCGGGCAAGCCGATCCATTCTTCAGCAACAATCACAGTTTCTCGGCAGAGGTGCTTGAGGATAGTGTTGTCGGTGTCATCGAGCACAAGGATCTGGAGCTGCTGATCTGTCAGCACTGCGACTTCGCCATTGATTTTATGAAGTGGATGGGCATTCACCACCGCATCACCCAGACCAAATTTCGGGATCTCATGATGTACGGCAAGCCCGGCGCTTTAACATCGACACTCATCCGGCTGAGCAACACCTACGGGCAGCATCAAGCGGATGATACTATTCTCATCAACAAGAAGATTACCCACACCGATCTATCGAACATGATTGGCGCAACCCGCGAAAGCGTGAACCGGATGCTGAGTGACCTGCGCAAAAAAGATGCTATCGAATATGCCGGCGGGATGATTGTCATTAAAGATCTTCCGATGCTGCAGGAAATCTGCCATTGCGAGTTGTGTCCGAACGAAATCTGCCGGATTTAA
- the adhE gene encoding bifunctional acetaldehyde-CoA/alcohol dehydrogenase: MAVSKGTVEVKGQTASEYIQGLIDKANRAKEKFMELNQEQVDGIVQAMAMAGLEKHMQLAKMAVEETGRGVYEDKIIKNLFATEYIHNSIKYDKTVGIIEDNAYDSFQKIAEPIGIIMGITPVTNPTSTTIFKALISIKTRNPIIFGFHPSAQACSKEAARILRDAAVKQGAPADCIQWIEAPSMDKTNALMNHPDVACILATGGSAMVKAAYSCGKPALGVGPGNVPCFIEKSADLDQAVNDLILSKTFDNGMICASEQAVIIEEPIYHTVKKKMIASGCYFVNKEELAKLTAHAMVSDKCAVNPTIVGQPAAKIAEACGFEVPESTKILVAELEGVGPAYPLSAEKLSPVLACYKVKDAEEGITRAEEMVAFGGMGHSSVIHSHNEDIIMKFSDRMKTCRILVNQPSSQGGIGDIYNTNLPSLTLGCGSYGRNSTSSNVTAVNLINVKRVNRRTVNMQWFKVPDKIYFEKGSTQYLAKMPEITRVAIVTDPMMVKLGYVERVEHYLRQRRVPVAIEVFSEVEPDPSTTTVERGTEMLARFQPDCIIALGGGSPMDAAKAMWLFYEYPDTDFNNLKQKFMDIRKRVYKYPKLGRKAKFVAIPTTSGTGSEVTSFAVITDKGLGNTKYPLADYELTPDVAIIDPEFVYTLPKTAVADTGMDVLTHAIEAYVSVMASDYTDGLAIKAIQLVFQYLEQSALTGDKLAREKMHNASTLAGMAFANAFLGINHSLAHKWGGQYHTAHGRTNAILMPHVIRYNAKKPTKFAAWPKYTHFVADERYAEIARILGLPARTTEEGVNSLIGAIRELNSKLGIEESFQQLGIDPKDFEKNVEHLADRAFEDQCTTSNPKLPLVTELAEVYRNAFYGRF, from the coding sequence ATGGCTGTGAGCAAAGGAACGGTGGAAGTAAAAGGACAAACAGCGTCGGAGTACATTCAGGGGCTGATTGACAAGGCGAATCGGGCCAAAGAAAAGTTTATGGAATTGAATCAGGAGCAAGTCGACGGGATTGTACAGGCCATGGCCATGGCAGGTCTTGAGAAGCACATGCAGCTGGCGAAAATGGCGGTTGAGGAAACCGGACGCGGCGTGTACGAAGACAAGATCATCAAAAACCTGTTTGCCACAGAGTATATCCACAACAGCATTAAATACGACAAAACCGTGGGTATCATTGAAGACAACGCCTATGACAGCTTTCAAAAAATAGCAGAACCGATCGGGATTATCATGGGGATAACACCGGTAACCAATCCGACCTCCACGACGATATTCAAGGCACTGATCTCCATTAAAACAAGAAACCCGATCATCTTCGGATTCCATCCATCCGCGCAGGCCTGCAGCAAGGAAGCCGCACGGATACTGCGGGATGCTGCCGTGAAGCAAGGTGCTCCTGCCGATTGCATCCAGTGGATCGAAGCTCCTTCCATGGATAAAACCAATGCGCTGATGAATCATCCTGACGTTGCCTGCATTCTGGCTACAGGCGGTTCGGCGATGGTCAAAGCGGCATACAGCTGCGGCAAGCCTGCCCTGGGCGTTGGACCAGGAAACGTGCCTTGCTTTATTGAGAAGAGCGCGGATTTGGATCAGGCAGTGAACGATTTGATTTTGTCCAAAACCTTTGATAACGGCATGATCTGCGCTTCCGAGCAGGCTGTCATTATCGAGGAGCCTATATATCATACAGTGAAGAAAAAAATGATTGCCAGCGGCTGTTATTTTGTCAACAAGGAAGAGCTGGCGAAACTGACTGCGCATGCGATGGTATCGGATAAATGTGCGGTAAATCCTACTATCGTCGGACAGCCGGCAGCTAAGATAGCCGAGGCTTGCGGATTCGAGGTACCTGAAAGCACCAAGATCCTGGTCGCCGAGCTGGAGGGAGTCGGACCTGCCTACCCGTTGTCTGCCGAGAAGCTTAGCCCGGTGCTGGCCTGCTATAAAGTGAAAGATGCGGAAGAGGGCATCACGCGCGCTGAAGAGATGGTTGCTTTTGGCGGCATGGGCCACTCGTCGGTAATCCATTCGCACAATGAGGACATCATCATGAAATTCTCGGATCGGATGAAAACCTGCCGTATCCTGGTGAATCAGCCATCTTCGCAAGGCGGTATCGGCGATATCTACAACACGAATCTGCCATCGCTGACGCTGGGCTGCGGTTCGTATGGACGTAATTCCACTTCGTCGAACGTGACGGCTGTCAATTTAATCAACGTGAAAAGGGTGAACCGCAGAACCGTGAATATGCAGTGGTTTAAAGTGCCGGACAAAATTTACTTTGAAAAAGGTTCGACGCAGTATCTTGCGAAAATGCCGGAAATCACCCGTGTCGCTATCGTTACCGACCCCATGATGGTGAAGCTGGGTTATGTGGAGCGGGTAGAGCACTATCTGCGTCAGCGCAGAGTGCCGGTAGCCATCGAAGTCTTCTCGGAGGTTGAGCCGGATCCTTCGACAACGACCGTAGAACGCGGAACGGAAATGCTTGCAAGATTCCAGCCGGACTGCATCATCGCCCTCGGCGGCGGATCGCCAATGGATGCAGCGAAAGCCATGTGGCTGTTCTATGAATATCCGGATACGGATTTTAACAATCTGAAGCAAAAATTCATGGATATCCGCAAGCGGGTCTATAAATATCCGAAGCTAGGACGGAAAGCGAAGTTCGTTGCCATTCCAACAACGTCGGGAACGGGCTCGGAAGTAACTTCGTTTGCCGTGATCACGGACAAAGGGCTGGGGAATACCAAGTACCCGCTGGCTGATTATGAGCTGACACCGGATGTGGCGATTATCGATCCGGAATTCGTTTACACGCTGCCTAAAACGGCGGTAGCCGATACCGGCATGGACGTTCTGACACATGCAATTGAAGCCTACGTATCGGTGATGGCCAGCGATTATACGGATGGGCTTGCCATCAAGGCCATACAGCTGGTGTTCCAGTATCTTGAGCAGTCGGCGCTTACCGGCGACAAACTTGCCCGCGAAAAAATGCATAATGCTTCGACGCTTGCCGGCATGGCTTTTGCGAATGCGTTCCTTGGCATCAACCACAGTCTTGCGCATAAGTGGGGCGGACAGTATCATACGGCACACGGACGCACCAATGCGATCCTGATGCCTCACGTCATCCGTTACAACGCGAAGAAGCCAACGAAATTCGCTGCATGGCCTAAATACACCCACTTTGTGGCTGATGAGAGATATGCTGAAATCGCGCGGATTCTCGGACTGCCGGCAAGAACGACGGAAGAGGGCGTGAATAGTCTGATTGGCGCAATCCGGGAGCTGAACAGCAAGCTCGGGATCGAGGAATCGTTCCAGCAGCTTGGCATCGACCCTAAAGATTTCGAGAAAAATGTTGAGCATTTGGCGGACCGGGCTTTTGAAGACCAGTGTACAACGAGCAATCCGAAGCTGCCGCTGGTAACGGAGCTCGCAGAAGTTTACCGCAACGCATTTTACGGCCGGTTCTAG